Part of the Brassica oleracea var. oleracea cultivar TO1000 chromosome C8, BOL, whole genome shotgun sequence genome is shown below.
TCCTTGACTTTGACAACCGCGGCCATGTGACTGTTTCCCTTTTGAAACTCGTTGAGGATATCATACAATGGCATATCTGATGGAACCCTACAAAGGTAACGTATGTGAACTTAATACTTAATTCATGTGGAAAACACACACTTAAGGAAACAAGATATACCTTGGGATCTTCCTGATGGAAACAGAACTTACTGATGTATCTGTTTCTGCTCTTACAGTTAGAAGACTCTTAACCTAGGTAATAACATCATAAGTAAATCTAATAGAGCTCAGTGAAATGAAGCAATGCAAAAGTTTGACAGGAGTACCTACCAATAGAAGCCCAATGATATTTTTTGGATTCCCTAGGTATACAGGGATCCGGCTATGACCTCGGGAAAGTATTTTTCCAATTGTTTCCCTGCATTTTTACAAGGTCTAATCGCTATAAACTTAAGGAAAGTAGTTTACTCTCTACCTTGTATATCAGTTTAGAGTATAAAATTTTTAACTCTAAGCTTAACTCACCAGTTTAACTTTGTAGTTACATCCAAGGAAAATGTTGATTCAATTGGCGTCATAGCTTCCTCAGCCGTCTGAACTTCCAGGAAAACGAAAGCGTGTGCGAATTAGATCAGTGGAAGTAAAAAGAAATTAAAGCGGTTTCCAAATAGGAAGACAAAAGATTAAAAACTAAGCATGAATCTAAACCCGGATTAATGGATCATAAGCTAATATTTCATTCAAAACTTGACTTATTTAGATTTGTATACATGCATGGCTAATACAAATCGTTACCTTCTCACTCAAATCCAGGGCTCCGCTTATAATCATTGTTTCCTCGTGTGTCAGCTCACCTCCCTTACCAGCCTATGTTGCAAAGAAGCAGTATGTCAATGGAAGCTGGGAAAGAAAAGTACTTTTTGATTATAAATTAACTTGACAAAACAGATAGGGGTTACATCACAAATCTGTATTTTTTTTCTATCCTGGTTTTGTTTGATTGTTGGTAGATCATAAGAGAGAAAATACCTCCTGGCTGTGCATTGAGACAAGAGCTTTCAGCTGAGCTCGCCTAAACAGTGTGTCATTATGCCCAATTACCGCATCAAGAACCTGAGGTTGCTAGATGTAAACACCACCCTCAGCTACATAACACTCTGCCATCTATAAATGCATCCACTTGTCTAGGTGATATAATCAATGCAATTAGCTTCAACAAGTAACCACTTCTTAATGACATTGCTATATTAAATACAAGGTCCAACAAATTCCACATTTTTTTCTATACTGGTAGATTAGCTTATTGAATATTGTATAGCAACTAGATCCATTGTGCTCTGACAAAGAAAGATTTGTGTACAAAAACAAAAACATCACCTTGCCTATAGGGTAAGCGATAGGAAAGCAGAGTATCATCAAAATGCGAACCAGCCACAAAAAGTTAGCCCCAACTGCAAGCCCATACCTCGAGCATATCGCTTGTGGAATTATCTGCTTGTAACATAGCTTTGTATCAGCTAAAGATGGAAAGTTCTGAATAAAAGACAACGTAGCACCAAGAAGAAGACAGAAAAACAAAAAAAAGGTTACCTCCCCAAAAGCAAGAACAAAAGTAACTGAGAGCAAAACAGCCACAAAGGGATGGAAGATCTTATCAAGACATATAGGAAGTGCCTGAAAAAGAAATAAAAACAAAATCTTTCAAGCACCAAGTTGATAATGAGGTGCACACAATTAGTAGTTTATAGCTGTAAATCAAGAAAAAAATCAAGTGTCTGTACCTCCATGGCAGCTGCATTGCATAGAAGCAGAGTCACAAGCAGTTGATGCTGCTTCTTAACCACTGGTAAGATAGCAGCTACAATATTTACAAATTCAAGTAACTTCAATTACAGCTAAACTTACAAAATACTCAATAAAAAGACAATTTTTAATATTAATTCTATTGTCGTTACTAATCAAGCAAGTTATGTATGTAAATTTCAATAAAAGCATCGATTTGTTTTTTTTAACCGTGGAGTAAGTAATTAAAGAAGAGAAAAAAAGACAAGAACGTACCGGCTTGTTTTTTCTCGGAGGAGGAACCACTCTGCTGGAGAATCTCGAGCTCGACGAGGCCAAGGGACATTAATCCTAGCGTTAAGCCCGACATTATCCCAGCGAAGAGAACGAGGAGACACGCTACACCGACGACGACGAACCACCACGGGGAACCGAATCGGATGTCTTCCGCCTCGAAGACGAAGCTGTTCAACGAATAAGCTGCTTTTACAAGGACCACCATGCTCAGCACACCCATTTTGTCGTCTTCCTCGGCTTCGATTTGGTCGCTCACAGAGAAACAAACAGCGACGGAGCTAGAGAGAGAGAGAAAGAGAGAGAGGGAGTCTCATGT
Proteins encoded:
- the LOC106307689 gene encoding putative DUF21 domain-containing protein At1g03270; its protein translation is MGVLSMVVLVKAAYSLNSFVFEAEDIRFGSPWWFVVVGVACLLVLFAGIMSGLTLGLMSLGLVELEILQQSGSSSEKKQAAAILPVVKKQHQLLVTLLLCNAAAMEALPICLDKIFHPFVAVLLSVTFVLAFGEIIPQAICSRYGLAVGANFLWLVRILMILCFPIAYPIGKVLDAVIGHNDTLFRRAQLKALVSMHSQEAGKGGELTHEETMIISGALDLSEKTAEEAMTPIESTFSLDVTTKLNWETIGKILSRGHSRIPVYLGNPKNIIGLLLVKSLLTVRAETDTSVSSVSIRKIPRVPSDMPLYDILNEFQKGNSHMAAVVKVKDKDKKKNMQLMSNGEPPKEEYMNSYSSPLLTAPLLKHVDERHHDVVVVDIDKAPTHVETRGRNFQQNGLVTREELPRLLEDNEDAEVIGIITLEDVFEELLQAEIVDETDVYIDVHKRVRVAAAAAAAVSSITRASPVEYQSKVGVTVKKLVGKEARSTKKSKTTEPLLAELDR